Proteins co-encoded in one Flavivirga eckloniae genomic window:
- the rpsG gene encoding 30S ribosomal protein S7: MRKRAAKKRPLLPDPRFNDQLVTRFVNMMMWDGKKSVAFKVFYDAIDIVDSKKTDEEKTALETWKDALSNVMPHVEVRSRRVGGATFQIPMQIRPDRKVSTAMKWLIGYARKRNEKSMAQRLASEILAAAKEEGAAVKKRVDTHKMAEANKAFSHFRF; the protein is encoded by the coding sequence ATGAGAAAAAGAGCAGCAAAAAAGAGACCGCTTTTACCAGATCCACGTTTTAACGATCAGTTAGTAACTCGTTTCGTTAATATGATGATGTGGGATGGAAAGAAGTCTGTAGCTTTTAAAGTATTCTACGATGCCATTGACATTGTAGATTCGAAAAAAACTGACGAAGAAAAAACAGCTTTAGAAACTTGGAAAGATGCTTTATCTAATGTGATGCCTCACGTAGAAGTACGTAGTCGTCGTGTTGGTGGTGCAACATTTCAAATTCCAATGCAAATTCGTCCAGATCGTAAAGTTTCTACTGCAATGAAATGGCTTATTGGCTATGCGCGTAAGAGAAACGAAAAATCTATGGCACAACGTTTAGCATCGGAAATTTTAGCAGCAGCTAAAGAAGAAGGCGCGGCAGTTAAGAAAAGAGTTGATACTCACAAAATGGCAGAAGCAAACAAAGCATTCTCTCACTTTAGATTTTAA
- the rpsH gene encoding 30S ribosomal protein S8: protein MYSDPIADYLTRIRNAVRANHRVVEIPASNLKKDITKILFEQGYILSYKFDDSTVQGTIKIALKYNKETKEPVIKKLQRISTPGLRKYAGANDLPRILNGLGIAIVSTSHGVMTGKQAKRDNVGGEVLCYVY, encoded by the coding sequence ATGTACTCAGATCCAATTGCGGATTATTTAACAAGAATTAGAAACGCAGTGCGTGCAAACCATAGAGTGGTTGAGATACCTGCATCTAATCTTAAAAAAGATATCACTAAAATATTATTCGAACAAGGATATATTTTAAGTTATAAATTTGATGATTCTACTGTACAAGGAACTATTAAAATAGCGCTTAAGTACAACAAAGAAACAAAAGAACCAGTAATTAAAAAGCTTCAAAGAATTAGTACACCAGGTTTACGTAAGTATGCTGGTGCTAACGATTTGCCTAGAATCCTTAATGGTCTTGGTATTGCTATTGTTTCAACTTCTCATGGAGTTATGACAGGTAAGCAAGCTAAAAGAGACAATGTAGGAGGAGAAGTTTTATGTTACGTTTACTAA
- the rpsL gene encoding 30S ribosomal protein S12: protein MPTISQLVRTGRAKITKKSKSAALDSCPQRRGVCTRVYTTTPKKPNSAMRKVARVRLTNGNEVNAYIGGEGHNLQEHSIVLVRGGRVKDLPGVRYHIVRGALDTAGVSGRTQRRSKYGAKRPKK, encoded by the coding sequence ATGCCAACAATTTCACAATTAGTAAGAACAGGAAGAGCCAAAATAACCAAGAAGAGTAAATCGGCTGCTTTAGATTCTTGTCCGCAAAGACGTGGTGTGTGTACTCGTGTTTACACGACAACTCCTAAAAAACCTAACTCAGCAATGCGTAAGGTAGCAAGGGTTCGTTTAACAAACGGTAACGAGGTTAATGCATACATTGGTGGAGAAGGACATAATCTACAAGAGCACTCGATAGTATTGGTTAGAGGTGGAAGGGTAAAAGATTTACCAGGAGTTAGATATCACATCGTTCGTGGTGCTTTAGACACAGCAGGTGTTTCAGGTAGAACACAACGTAGATCTAAGTATGGTGCTAAACGCCCTAAGAAGTAA
- the rplN gene encoding 50S ribosomal protein L14, whose protein sequence is MVQQESRLKVADNTGAKEVLTIRVLGGTKRRYASVGDKIVVSVKDATPNGNIKKGAVSTAVVVRTKKEVRRPDGSYIRFDDNACVLLNPTGEMRGTRVFGPVARELRDKQFMKIVSLAPEVL, encoded by the coding sequence ATGGTACAGCAAGAATCAAGGTTAAAGGTAGCAGATAACACTGGAGCAAAAGAAGTATTAACAATACGTGTTCTAGGTGGTACTAAAAGAAGATACGCTTCTGTAGGAGACAAAATAGTTGTTTCTGTAAAAGATGCAACACCTAATGGAAACATTAAAAAAGGTGCTGTTTCTACAGCAGTAGTTGTTCGTACTAAAAAAGAAGTAAGAAGACCAGACGGATCTTATATTAGATTCGACGATAATGCGTGTGTTTTATTAAACCCAACGGGAGAGATGAGAGGAACACGTGTATTTGGTCCTGTTGCTAGAGAACTTCGTGATAAACAATTCATGAAAATTGTATCATTAGCACCAGAGGTGCTTTAA
- the rpsJ gene encoding 30S ribosomal protein S10 gives MSQKIRIKLKSYDHNLVDKSADKIVKTVKSTGAVVTGPIPLPTHKKIFTVLRSPHVNKKSREQFQLSSYKRLLDIYSSSSKTIDALMKLELPSGVEVEIKV, from the coding sequence ATGAGTCAAAAAATCAGAATAAAATTAAAATCTTACGATCACAATTTAGTAGATAAGTCTGCCGATAAGATTGTAAAAACAGTAAAAAGTACTGGAGCTGTTGTAACTGGACCAATTCCATTACCAACACACAAGAAAATTTTCACTGTACTACGTTCTCCACACGTAAACAAGAAATCAAGAGAACAATTTCAATTAAGCTCTTATAAGAGGTTATTAGATATCTACTCTTCGTCATCAAAAACAATTGATGCGTTAATGAAACTTGAATTACCAAGTGGTGTTGAGGTTGAAATAAAAGTTTAG
- the fusA gene encoding elongation factor G: protein MARDLKYTRNIGIAAHIDAGKTTTTERILYYTGVSHKIGEVHDGAATMDWMEQEQERGITITSAATTCEWKFPIENGQPTSETKGYHFNIIDTPGHVDFTVEVNRSLRVLDGLVFLFSAVDGVEPQSETNWRLADNYKVPRIGFVNKMDRQGSNFLGVCQQVKDMLKSNAVPIVLNIGDEADFKGIIDLVKNRAIVWHDETQGATFDVIDIPEDMKEEARKYRALLIEEVATYDENLLEKFMEDEDSITEEEVHAALRAAVMDMAIIPMICGSAFKNKGVQFLLDAVCRYLPSPTDRDNIVGTNPNTGEEAIRRPDAKDPFSALAFKIATDPFVGRLAFFRAYSGRLDAGSYILNNRSGKKERISRIYQMHSNKQNAIDFIEAGDIGAAVGFKDIKTGDTMSDEKNPIVLESMDFPDPVIGIAVEPKTKADVDKLGMSLAKLAEEDPTFTARTDEASGQTIISGMGELHLDIIVDRLKREFKVEVNQGQPQVEYKEAITQRAEHREVYKKQSGGRGKFADIVFTLEPAEEGKTGLEFISTIKGGNVPKEFIPSIEKGFKMAMQNGPLAGYEVDAMKVTLTDGSYHDVDSDQLSFELAAKLGFKNSAKAAKAVIMEPIMKLEVITPEENMGDIVGDLNRRRGQVSDMGDRAGAKTVKATVPLSEMFGYVTTLRTLSSGRATSTMEFSHYAETPSNISEEVIKAAKGVEA, encoded by the coding sequence ATGGCAAGAGATTTAAAATACACTAGAAATATTGGTATTGCTGCACATATTGATGCAGGAAAAACCACTACTACAGAGCGTATCCTTTATTATACAGGTGTGTCTCACAAAATTGGAGAAGTACATGATGGTGCTGCTACAATGGACTGGATGGAGCAAGAGCAAGAAAGAGGTATTACAATTACTTCTGCAGCTACAACTTGTGAGTGGAAATTCCCAATTGAAAATGGGCAACCTACATCAGAAACAAAAGGATATCACTTTAATATAATTGACACACCGGGTCACGTAGATTTTACGGTTGAGGTAAACCGTTCTTTACGTGTACTTGATGGTTTAGTATTCTTATTTAGTGCAGTTGATGGTGTTGAGCCTCAGTCTGAAACTAACTGGAGACTAGCAGATAACTATAAAGTGCCTAGAATTGGTTTCGTTAATAAAATGGACCGTCAAGGATCTAACTTTTTAGGTGTTTGTCAACAAGTAAAAGACATGTTAAAGTCTAATGCTGTGCCAATCGTTTTAAACATTGGAGACGAAGCAGACTTTAAAGGAATTATCGATTTAGTGAAAAACCGTGCAATAGTATGGCATGATGAAACTCAAGGAGCAACTTTTGATGTTATCGATATTCCAGAAGATATGAAAGAAGAAGCTCGTAAGTACCGTGCACTTTTAATTGAAGAAGTTGCAACTTACGATGAGAACCTATTAGAGAAATTCATGGAAGATGAAGATTCTATTACAGAAGAAGAAGTGCATGCTGCACTTAGAGCTGCTGTTATGGATATGGCTATCATTCCAATGATTTGTGGTTCTGCATTTAAAAATAAAGGAGTACAATTCTTATTAGATGCTGTATGTCGTTATTTGCCTTCTCCAACAGATAGAGATAATATAGTAGGAACAAACCCAAATACAGGAGAAGAGGCTATTCGTAGACCAGATGCAAAAGATCCTTTTTCTGCATTAGCGTTTAAAATTGCTACCGATCCTTTCGTAGGTCGTTTAGCATTCTTTAGAGCTTACTCAGGTAGATTAGATGCGGGTTCTTATATCTTGAACAACCGTTCGGGTAAGAAGGAGCGTATTTCTCGTATTTACCAAATGCACTCGAATAAACAAAATGCTATCGATTTTATCGAGGCAGGTGATATTGGAGCAGCTGTAGGGTTTAAAGATATCAAGACTGGTGATACTATGTCTGATGAAAAAAATCCTATCGTTTTAGAATCTATGGACTTCCCAGACCCAGTAATCGGTATTGCGGTTGAACCTAAAACTAAAGCAGATGTTGATAAGTTAGGTATGTCTTTGGCGAAATTAGCTGAAGAAGATCCAACATTTACAGCAAGAACAGACGAAGCTTCAGGACAGACTATTATTTCTGGAATGGGTGAGCTTCACTTAGATATTATTGTAGACCGTCTTAAGCGTGAGTTTAAGGTTGAAGTAAACCAAGGTCAACCACAAGTAGAGTACAAAGAAGCTATTACACAACGTGCAGAACACAGAGAAGTTTATAAGAAACAATCTGGTGGACGTGGTAAATTCGCAGATATTGTATTTACATTGGAACCTGCAGAAGAAGGAAAAACTGGATTAGAATTTATTTCAACAATTAAAGGTGGTAACGTTCCTAAAGAATTTATCCCTTCAATTGAAAAAGGATTCAAAATGGCTATGCAAAATGGTCCATTGGCAGGATACGAAGTTGATGCTATGAAAGTAACATTAACAGATGGTTCTTACCATGATGTGGATTCAGATCAATTATCATTCGAATTGGCTGCAAAACTTGGATTTAAAAATTCTGCAAAAGCTGCAAAAGCAGTAATCATGGAACCTATTATGAAGCTTGAGGTAATTACTCCTGAAGAAAATATGGGTGATATTGTAGGTGATTTAAATAGAAGAAGAGGTCAGGTAAGCGACATGGGTGACAGAGCTGGTGCAAAAACTGTAAAAGCAACTGTGCCGCTTTCGGAAATGTTCGGATATGTTACAACATTAAGAACATTATCATCAGGTCGTGCGACATCAACAATGGAATTTTCACATTATGCTGAAACACCTTCAAATATATCTGAAGAAGTAATTAAGGCAGCTAAAGGTGTTGAAGCTTAA
- the rpmC gene encoding 50S ribosomal protein L29, translated as MKQSEIKELSTAELQEKLGETKKSYSDLKMAHAISPLENPIQLRTIRRTVARIATELTKRELQ; from the coding sequence ATGAAACAATCAGAAATTAAAGAATTATCAACAGCTGAGTTACAAGAAAAACTTGGTGAGACTAAAAAAAGTTATTCAGACCTAAAAATGGCTCATGCAATATCTCCTTTAGAGAATCCAATTCAGTTACGTACTATCAGACGTACCGTGGCTAGAATTGCGACAGAACTAACTAAAAGAGAATTACAATAA
- the rpsN gene encoding 30S ribosomal protein S14 codes for MAKESMKAREVKRAKTVAKYAEKRKALKEAGDYEALQKLPKNASPIRMHNRCKLTGRPKGYMRDFGISRVTFREMANKGLIPGVRKASW; via the coding sequence ATGGCTAAAGAATCAATGAAAGCCCGTGAGGTAAAAAGAGCTAAAACAGTAGCTAAGTATGCCGAAAAACGTAAAGCTCTTAAAGAAGCTGGCGATTATGAAGCATTACAAAAGTTACCAAAGAATGCTTCCCCAATTCGTATGCATAATAGATGTAAATTAACAGGGAGACCTAAAGGTTATATGAGAGATTTTGGAATTTCTCGTGTTACGTTTAGAGAAATGGCTAATAAAGGTCTTATTCCTGGAGTTAGAAAAGCAAGTTGGTAA
- the rplW gene encoding 50S ribosomal protein L23, whose translation MSILIKPIITEKATADSELRNCYTFEVKTKANKVEIKKAVEAAYGVSVEKVRTINVRPDRRTRFTKTGIQHGKTNAVKKAIVQLAEGEMIDLYSNM comes from the coding sequence ATGAGTATCTTAATTAAACCTATAATCACAGAAAAAGCGACTGCTGATAGCGAGTTAAGAAATTGCTATACTTTCGAGGTGAAAACAAAGGCGAACAAGGTAGAAATCAAAAAAGCAGTTGAAGCTGCTTATGGCGTTTCTGTTGAAAAAGTTCGTACTATAAATGTCCGTCCAGATAGAAGAACCCGTTTTACAAAAACAGGTATTCAACATGGTAAAACAAATGCTGTTAAAAAGGCAATTGTACAACTGGCGGAAGGTGAAATGATTGATTTATACAGTAACATGTAA
- the rpsQ gene encoding 30S ribosomal protein S17, which produces METRNLRKERIGVVTSNKMQKSIVVSEVKKVKHPMYGKFVLKTKKYVAHDETNDCNIGDTVKIMETRPLSKSKCWRLVEIIERAK; this is translated from the coding sequence ATGGAAACAAGAAATTTAAGAAAAGAACGTATAGGAGTTGTTACTAGTAACAAAATGCAGAAATCTATTGTGGTTTCTGAAGTTAAAAAAGTGAAACACCCTATGTATGGTAAGTTCGTGTTAAAGACAAAAAAGTATGTTGCACACGACGAGACAAACGATTGTAACATTGGAGATACTGTAAAGATCATGGAAACAAGACCTTTAAGTAAATCTAAATGTTGGAGATTAGTTGAAATCATAGAAAGAGCTAAATAA
- the rpsS gene encoding 30S ribosomal protein S19 gives MARSLKKGPYVHYKLEKKVAANVESNKKTVIKTWSRASMITPDFVGQTIAVHNGRQFVPVYVTENMVGHKLGEFSPTRSFRGHAGAKNKGKK, from the coding sequence ATGGCAAGATCATTAAAAAAAGGACCTTACGTTCATTATAAATTAGAGAAGAAAGTAGCTGCTAATGTTGAATCTAACAAGAAAACAGTAATCAAAACTTGGTCTAGAGCCAGTATGATTACTCCAGATTTTGTAGGGCAAACAATCGCAGTACACAATGGCCGTCAATTTGTACCAGTTTATGTTACAGAAAACATGGTAGGTCATAAGTTAGGAGAATTTTCACCAACGCGTTCATTCCGTGGACATGCAGGTGCTAAAAATAAAGGTAAAAAGTAG
- the rpsC gene encoding 30S ribosomal protein S3, producing the protein MGQKTNPIGNRLGIIRGWESNWYGGNDYGDKLAEDDKIRKYVHARLSKASVSRVIIERTLKLVTVTITTARPGIIIGKGGQEVDKLKEELKKITGKEVQINIFEIKRPELDAFLVASSIARQIENRISYRRAIKMAIAATMRMNAEGIKIQISGRLNGAEMARSEHYKEGRIPLSTFRADIDYALVEAHTTYGRLGVKVWIMKGEVYGKRELSPLVGLSKKQGKGGAGGRGGNKSNQRRRK; encoded by the coding sequence ATGGGACAAAAAACAAATCCAATCGGAAATCGCTTAGGTATTATCAGAGGATGGGAATCTAACTGGTACGGAGGTAATGATTATGGAGATAAGCTTGCCGAAGATGATAAAATTAGAAAATACGTTCACGCACGTTTATCTAAAGCTAGTGTAAGTAGAGTAATTATTGAAAGAACTTTAAAGCTTGTAACCGTTACTATCACAACGGCTCGCCCAGGTATCATTATTGGTAAAGGCGGTCAAGAGGTAGACAAGTTAAAAGAAGAGCTTAAGAAAATTACCGGGAAAGAAGTTCAGATTAACATCTTTGAAATTAAAAGACCTGAACTAGATGCATTTTTAGTAGCATCAAGCATTGCGCGTCAAATTGAAAACAGAATTTCATACAGACGTGCAATTAAAATGGCTATCGCTGCTACTATGCGTATGAATGCAGAAGGAATTAAAATCCAGATTAGTGGTCGTTTAAATGGTGCTGAAATGGCACGTAGTGAGCACTACAAAGAAGGACGTATTCCTTTATCAACCTTTAGAGCCGATATTGATTATGCTTTAGTTGAAGCACATACTACTTATGGTAGATTAGGTGTTAAAGTATGGATCATGAAAGGTGAAGTATATGGTAAAAGAGAACTTTCTCCGCTAGTTGGATTATCCAAAAAGCAAGGAAAAGGTGGAGCCGGAGGACGTGGTGGAAATAAGTCTAACCAACGTCGTAGAAAGTAA
- the rplE gene encoding 50S ribosomal protein L5 produces MAYSPRLKEEYKSRVIAALTDEFGYKNVMQVPKLEKIVISKGVGAAVADKKLIDYAVEELTTISGQKAIATLSKKDVASFKLRKGMPIGAKVTLRGERMYEFLDRLVTSALPRVRDFSGIKATGFDGRGNYNLGVTEQIIFPEINIDKVNKISGMDITFVTSADTDKEAKSLLTELGLPFQKN; encoded by the coding sequence ATGGCATATTCACCTAGACTTAAAGAAGAGTATAAAAGCAGAGTAATTGCGGCTCTTACAGACGAATTTGGATATAAAAATGTAATGCAAGTTCCTAAACTTGAAAAGATAGTAATATCTAAAGGAGTAGGAGCAGCAGTAGCAGACAAAAAGTTAATCGACTACGCAGTAGAAGAATTAACTACTATATCTGGACAAAAAGCTATAGCAACATTGTCTAAAAAAGACGTTGCATCTTTTAAATTACGTAAAGGCATGCCAATTGGTGCTAAAGTTACTTTACGAGGCGAAAGAATGTATGAGTTTTTAGACCGTTTAGTTACTTCTGCCTTACCACGTGTAAGAGATTTTAGCGGAATTAAAGCTACAGGATTCGACGGAAGAGGTAACTACAATTTAGGAGTTACTGAGCAAATTATATTTCCAGAGATTAATATCGACAAGGTAAACAAAATCTCAGGTATGGATATTACATTTGTAACTTCTGCCGATACAGATAAAGAAGCAAAATCATTATTAACTGAATTAGGGTTACCTTTTCAAAAGAACTAA
- the rplC gene encoding 50S ribosomal protein L3 has protein sequence MSGLIGKKIGMTSIFDENGKNIPCTVIEAGPCIVTQVRTEEVDGYEAVQLGFDDATEKSATKADLGHAKKAGTSVKRKIVEFKGFEEEYKLGDAITVEHFNEGEFVDISGTSKGKGFQGVVKRHGFGGVGQATHGQHNRLRAPGSIGAASYPARVFKGMKMAGRMGGETVKVQNLKVLKVVTEKNLLVVKGCVPGHKNAYVIIRK, from the coding sequence ATGTCTGGGTTAATTGGAAAAAAAATCGGTATGACCAGCATCTTTGATGAAAACGGGAAAAACATTCCTTGTACAGTAATCGAAGCTGGGCCATGTATCGTTACCCAAGTCAGAACCGAAGAAGTTGATGGCTATGAAGCTGTTCAATTAGGTTTCGATGACGCGACAGAAAAAAGCGCTACTAAAGCAGACTTAGGTCATGCTAAAAAAGCGGGTACTTCTGTAAAGCGTAAAATCGTCGAATTTAAAGGTTTTGAGGAGGAGTACAAATTAGGAGATGCTATCACTGTAGAACACTTCAACGAAGGAGAATTTGTTGATATCTCAGGTACATCTAAAGGTAAAGGATTTCAAGGTGTTGTAAAGCGTCATGGTTTCGGTGGTGTAGGTCAAGCTACTCACGGTCAGCATAACCGTTTAAGAGCGCCAGGATCTATTGGAGCAGCATCTTACCCTGCAAGAGTTTTTAAAGGCATGAAAATGGCCGGAAGAATGGGTGGAGAGACAGTAAAAGTTCAAAATTTAAAAGTGTTAAAAGTAGTAACTGAAAAGAATCTACTTGTTGTTAAAGGTTGTGTGCCTGGACATAAAAACGCTTATGTAATTATTAGAAAATAA
- the rplX gene encoding 50S ribosomal protein L24, which translates to MTKLKIKTGDTVKVIAGDHKGSEGKVQKVLIDKNKAIVEGVNMVKKHMKPSAQNPQGGIVEKEAAIHISNLSLLTSKGETTRVGYRIEADKKVRFSTKSNEVI; encoded by the coding sequence ATGACAAAGCTTAAAATAAAAACTGGAGATACTGTAAAAGTAATTGCTGGAGACCATAAAGGATCTGAAGGTAAAGTACAAAAGGTATTAATAGATAAGAACAAAGCGATTGTTGAGGGGGTAAACATGGTGAAGAAACACATGAAGCCTAGTGCACAAAACCCTCAAGGAGGAATCGTAGAGAAGGAAGCTGCTATTCACATTTCTAATTTATCATTGTTAACTTCAAAAGGAGAAACAACTAGAGTTGGATATAGAATAGAAGCCGATAAAAAAGTAAGATTTTCAACAAAATCTAATGAAGTAATATAG
- the rplV gene encoding 50S ribosomal protein L22, giving the protein MGSRKKQMADAIKEAKKHVAFAKLNNCPTSPRKMRLVADLVRGEKVEHALNILKFSQKEASGRLEKLLLSAIANWQSKNEEANIEEAELFVKEIRVDSGSMLKRLRPAPQGRAHRIRKRSNHVTLVVGANNNTQS; this is encoded by the coding sequence ATGGGAAGTCGTAAAAAACAAATGGCAGACGCTATTAAGGAAGCTAAAAAGCACGTTGCTTTTGCGAAACTTAATAATTGTCCTACATCACCAAGAAAAATGCGCTTAGTAGCCGATTTAGTAAGAGGTGAAAAGGTAGAACATGCACTTAATATCTTAAAATTTAGCCAAAAAGAAGCTTCTGGTCGTTTAGAGAAATTGTTATTGTCTGCAATTGCAAACTGGCAATCTAAAAACGAAGAGGCTAATATAGAAGAGGCTGAATTATTTGTAAAAGAGATTAGAGTTGACAGCGGATCAATGTTAAAAAGATTACGTCCGGCACCTCAAGGTCGTGCACACAGAATAAGAAAACGTTCTAACCACGTTACATTAGTAGTTGGAGCTAACAATAACACACAAAGCTAA
- the rplB gene encoding 50S ribosomal protein L2, whose translation MSVRKLKPITPGQRFRVVNGYDAITTDKPEKSLLVPNKKSGGRNSQGKMTMRYIGGGHKRKYRIIDFKRNKTGIPAEVKSIEYDPNRTAFIALLNYQDGEKRYIIAQNGLQVGQKVVSGLEGVAPEIGNAMPLSEIPLGTIISCVELRPGQGAVMARSAGAFAQLMARDGKFATVKLPSGETRLVLVNCMATIGVVSNSDHQLLVGGKAGRTRWLGRRPRTRPVVMNPVDHPMGGGEGKSSGGHPRSRNGIPAKGFRTRSKTKASNKYIVERRKK comes from the coding sequence ATGTCAGTAAGAAAATTAAAACCAATCACACCAGGACAGCGATTTAGAGTAGTAAATGGGTATGACGCCATAACTACTGATAAGCCGGAAAAGAGCTTGCTCGTTCCGAATAAAAAGTCTGGTGGTAGAAACAGTCAAGGAAAAATGACCATGCGCTACATAGGTGGTGGTCATAAAAGAAAGTATCGTATTATCGATTTTAAGCGTAACAAAACTGGAATCCCAGCAGAAGTTAAGTCTATCGAATACGATCCAAACAGAACCGCTTTTATCGCATTATTGAATTATCAAGATGGTGAGAAAAGATATATAATTGCTCAAAATGGTTTACAGGTTGGGCAAAAAGTGGTATCTGGTTTAGAAGGTGTTGCTCCAGAAATAGGAAATGCAATGCCGTTAAGTGAAATTCCATTGGGAACTATTATTTCTTGTGTAGAATTACGTCCAGGACAAGGAGCTGTTATGGCTCGTAGTGCAGGTGCTTTTGCTCAGTTAATGGCAAGAGATGGTAAATTTGCTACCGTAAAATTACCTTCAGGTGAAACAAGATTGGTTCTTGTTAACTGTATGGCTACCATAGGAGTTGTTTCTAATTCCGATCACCAGTTATTAGTTGGTGGTAAAGCAGGTAGAACAAGATGGTTAGGTAGAAGACCACGTACTAGACCAGTAGTTATGAATCCAGTTGATCATCCAATGGGTGGTGGTGAAGGTAAATCTTCAGGAGGACACCCACGTTCAAGAAACGGTATTCCAGCTAAAGGATTTAGAACACGTTCTAAAACAAAAGCAAGTAATAAATATATTGTAGAACGTAGAAAGAAATAA
- the rplP gene encoding 50S ribosomal protein L16, which yields MLQPKRTKFRKQQKGRMKGLSGRGHQLSNGTFGIKALDSKFITSRQIEAARIAATRYMKREGQLWIKIFPDKPITKKPLEVRMGKGKGAVEYWVAVVKPGRVLFEVGGVPLDVAKEALRLAAQKLPVKTKFLIARDYEA from the coding sequence ATGTTACAGCCTAAAAGAACAAAATTTCGTAAGCAACAGAAAGGACGTATGAAAGGTCTCTCTGGAAGAGGGCATCAACTTTCTAACGGTACTTTTGGAATAAAAGCACTAGACTCTAAGTTTATAACATCTCGTCAAATAGAAGCTGCACGTATTGCTGCTACACGTTACATGAAAAGAGAAGGGCAACTTTGGATTAAAATATTTCCAGACAAGCCTATTACAAAAAAGCCTCTTGAAGTACGTATGGGTAAAGGTAAAGGTGCTGTTGAGTATTGGGTTGCTGTTGTAAAACCAGGACGTGTTTTATTTGAAGTTGGTGGTGTGCCATTAGACGTAGCTAAAGAAGCATTACGTTTAGCAGCACAAAAGCTACCTGTAAAAACTAAGTTTTTAATTGCTCGCGATTACGAAGCATAA
- the rplD gene encoding 50S ribosomal protein L4 — MKVAVLDINGKDTGRKADLSKDVFAIEPNNHAVYLDVKQYLANQRQGTHKSKERGEIAGSTRKIKKQKGTGTARAGSIKSGVFKGGGRMFGPRPRNYSFKLNKNVKRLARKSALSIKAGEKSITVLEDFNFDAPKTKSFTAILKALELENKKSLFVLGGSNNNVYLSSRNLKGSEVITSSELSTYKILNANQVVLLEGALEGIETNLSK; from the coding sequence ATGAAAGTAGCAGTTTTAGATATAAACGGAAAAGACACAGGTAGAAAGGCAGACCTTTCTAAAGATGTGTTCGCTATTGAGCCTAATAATCACGCTGTATATTTGGATGTTAAACAATATTTAGCAAACCAAAGACAAGGAACTCACAAATCTAAAGAAAGAGGAGAGATTGCCGGAAGTACACGTAAGATTAAAAAGCAAAAAGGAACTGGTACGGCAAGAGCAGGTAGTATTAAGTCTGGTGTGTTTAAAGGAGGAGGCCGTATGTTCGGACCAAGACCAAGAAACTACAGCTTCAAACTTAATAAAAATGTTAAGCGCTTAGCGCGTAAATCTGCATTAAGTATCAAAGCAGGAGAGAAGTCAATTACAGTTTTAGAAGACTTTAATTTTGATGCTCCAAAAACTAAAAGTTTTACAGCGATCTTAAAAGCGTTAGAGCTTGAAAACAAAAAATCTCTGTTTGTGTTGGGTGGGTCAAATAATAACGTATATTTGTCGTCGCGCAATTTAAAAGGGTCTGAGGTTATAACATCTTCAGAATTAAGCACTTACAAAATTTTAAACGCAAATCAAGTTGTGCTTTTAGAAGGTGCTTTAGAAGGAATTGAAACAAACTTAAGTAAATAA